In Lachnospiraceae bacterium, one DNA window encodes the following:
- a CDS encoding GHKL domain-containing protein: MIQTLSNLTIIIYAIAVMTMLLDTTPARLSRNKLSLLWAGAGIIALLQFFAGCVLGIKIYLRFYFFFAQLPVFLLFWQLSGKGLVKTFFATLSAIFMCVPAMFASRISREFLPVSKTVDYLFLLLTSLIMLWLIHHFMQPVFGQLLDTFSSLDILKFSAIPFLYNATILASGGYLSAERNVLLRFLIGLSTLTAYFLLLMVFGRTRKIHKLEYEREMQTLVLESARQSLARQRQNQEQARIYRHDMRHHLALINGYAAEGNLEKIKEYLSQTEMEIDAITPKRYCANETVNLVLSSFEAKSAEMNVTLCIEANLPETLSISDTELCSLFSNALENAIFAASKLIEKKARRVYLRTLVNNNKLLISTKNAYAGTIQMEGEFPKSSNHQPGHGFGIKSMAAIVTQHGGLYSFEASGNIFTLQLMLPLIAKS; encoded by the coding sequence ATGATCCAGACTCTCTCCAATCTGACCATAATCATCTACGCCATAGCCGTCATGACTATGCTGTTAGATACAACGCCTGCCCGCCTGTCCCGCAACAAACTCAGTCTGTTATGGGCCGGTGCAGGCATCATCGCGCTGCTTCAGTTTTTTGCCGGCTGTGTTCTGGGCATAAAAATTTATCTTCGCTTTTATTTTTTCTTTGCCCAGCTTCCGGTATTTCTGCTTTTCTGGCAGCTTTCCGGCAAAGGACTGGTGAAAACTTTTTTCGCCACCCTCAGCGCTATTTTTATGTGCGTTCCTGCCATGTTTGCTTCCCGGATCTCCCGGGAATTTCTGCCTGTATCAAAAACAGTAGATTACCTTTTTCTGCTTTTGACCAGTCTTATCATGCTCTGGCTCATTCACCATTTTATGCAGCCGGTCTTTGGGCAGCTGCTAGATACTTTTTCGTCCCTGGACATTTTAAAATTCAGCGCTATTCCATTTCTTTATAATGCTACGATCCTGGCATCTGGCGGCTACCTGAGTGCTGAACGCAATGTACTTCTGCGTTTTCTTATTGGTCTTAGTACACTGACTGCCTATTTTCTTCTGTTAATGGTATTTGGCCGTACCAGAAAAATTCACAAACTAGAGTATGAACGTGAAATGCAGACATTGGTACTGGAATCTGCCAGACAGTCTTTAGCAAGGCAGCGTCAAAACCAGGAACAGGCCCGGATCTACCGTCATGACATGCGGCATCATCTGGCATTGATCAACGGCTATGCCGCTGAAGGGAATCTGGAAAAAATAAAGGAATATCTTTCCCAGACAGAAATGGAGATTGATGCCATTACACCTAAACGATACTGTGCCAACGAAACCGTAAACCTTGTACTTTCTTCCTTTGAAGCAAAATCAGCGGAAATGAATGTCACGCTTTGTATAGAAGCGAATCTTCCTGAAACACTTTCTATTTCCGACACAGAATTATGCTCCTTGTTTTCCAATGCACTGGAAAATGCCATTTTTGCAGCTTCCAAATTAATAGAAAAAAAAGCGCGCAGAGTTTATCTGCGCACACTGGTAAATAATAATAAGCTTTTGATCTCTACAAAAAATGCCTATGCCGGAACTATCCAAATGGAAGGAGAATTTCCAAAATCTTCCAATCATCAACCCGGTCATGGCTTTGGGATTAAAAGTATGGCCGCCATTGTCACACAACATGGCGGCCTGTATTCCTTTGAAGCTTCTGGAAATATATTCACTTTGCAGCTTATGCTGCCTTTAATTGCAAAGTCCTGA
- the prfB gene encoding peptide chain release factor 2 (programmed frameshift), translating into MVELDNFKYTLSTYDKPLVEVRDSLDLDNKVRRIDELDKSMEEPGFWNDPERSTRLVREAKHLKDEVDTFRELEQEYEDIQTMIQMGYEENDASLIPEIQEMLDHFSETLEKMRMKLLLSGEYDGYDAILRLNAGAGGTESCDWCSMLYRMYCRWAEKKGFKVEVLDYLDGDEAGIKSVTIQISGENAYGYLRSEHGVHRLVRISPFNAAGKRQTSFVSCDVMPDIKEDIDIEINPDDIRIDTYRSSGAGGQHINKTSSAIRITHYPTGIVVTCQNERSQFQNKDKAMQMLKAKLYMLRQEEQAAKAAGIRGDVKDNGWGSQIRSYVLQPYTMVKDHRTGEESGNVDAVLDGAIDNFISAYLRWMSLGCPNKNAAQDD; encoded by the exons GTGGTTGAGTTAGATAATTTTAAATATACGTTATCAACGTATGACAAACCATTAGTGGAAGTGAGGGATTCACTT GACCTGGATAATAAGGTCAGACGAATCGACGAATTAGACAAATCCATGGAAGAGCCGGGATTCTGGAATGATCCGGAGCGCTCGACCAGATTAGTACGGGAAGCAAAACACTTAAAAGATGAGGTGGATACTTTCCGTGAACTGGAACAGGAATACGAAGACATCCAGACCATGATCCAGATGGGGTATGAGGAAAATGATGCTTCTCTGATCCCTGAGATCCAGGAAATGTTAGATCATTTTTCAGAGACACTGGAAAAAATGCGTATGAAGCTTCTGCTTTCCGGCGAATATGATGGCTATGATGCTATTTTACGTCTGAATGCAGGTGCAGGCGGAACGGAGTCCTGTGACTGGTGCAGCATGCTGTACCGTATGTACTGCCGCTGGGCAGAGAAAAAAGGCTTTAAGGTAGAGGTTCTTGATTATCTGGACGGTGATGAAGCAGGCATCAAATCTGTTACCATTCAGATCAGTGGGGAAAATGCCTACGGCTACCTTCGCTCTGAGCACGGTGTGCACCGTCTGGTGCGTATTTCTCCCTTTAATGCAGCTGGCAAGAGACAGACTTCCTTTGTGTCCTGCGATGTGATGCCGGATATTAAGGAAGACATTGATATTGAGATCAATCCGGACGATATCCGTATTGATACCTACCGTTCCAGTGGTGCCGGCGGACAGCATATTAATAAAACATCTTCTGCTATCCGCATCACTCATTATCCAACTGGCATTGTTGTTACCTGCCAGAATGAACGTTCCCAGTTTCAGAACAAGGATAAGGCAATGCAGATGTTAAAGGCAAAGCTGTATATGCTCCGTCAGGAGGAGCAGGCAGCAAAGGCAGCCGGTATCCGCGGTGATGTAAAGGATAATGGCTGGGGAAGCCAGATCCGTTCCTATGTCCTTCAGCCATATACAATGGTAAAGGATCACCGTACAGGCGAAGAAAGCGGCAATGTTGATGCTGTGTTAGATGGCGCCATTGACAATTTCATCAGTGCATATTTGCGCTGGATGAGCCTTGGCTGTCCAAATAAAAATGCAGCCCAGGATGATTGA
- a CDS encoding PTS system mannose/fructose/sorbose family transporter subunit IID, with the protein MENQKALKKVSDKDLRKVFLHSLAIMCSWNYERQMHMGFMYGMAPVLDKLYADDEERKKEAYQRHMEFFNCTPQLTPFIMGLAASMEEQNANSEEGEFQTESISMIKTSLMGPFAGIGDSFFQGTIRIITFGIGLSFAQQGSILGPILAVLLFAIPSLLFAYNATFFGYRSGNKYLAKLYQEGLMDRVMHFASIVGLAVVGGMVASMVSVTTPLTFSTGGTNLVIQDMLDSIIPKMLPFVFTLGIYNLVQKKVNTNVLLIGIVLFGMVMGALGIL; encoded by the coding sequence ATGGAAAATCAGAAAGCATTAAAGAAGGTAAGCGATAAAGACTTACGTAAGGTCTTCCTGCATTCCCTCGCGATTATGTGCTCATGGAACTATGAGCGTCAGATGCACATGGGCTTCATGTATGGCATGGCACCGGTGCTTGACAAGCTGTATGCAGATGATGAGGAGAGAAAAAAGGAAGCGTATCAGCGGCATATGGAGTTCTTTAACTGCACACCGCAGCTGACACCGTTTATCATGGGCCTCGCCGCTTCCATGGAGGAGCAGAACGCAAATTCAGAAGAGGGTGAGTTCCAGACCGAGTCGATCTCCATGATCAAGACCAGTCTGATGGGGCCGTTCGCCGGCATCGGTGACAGCTTCTTCCAGGGAACCATCCGAATCATCACCTTCGGTATCGGCCTTTCGTTCGCACAGCAGGGCAGCATCCTGGGACCGATTCTCGCAGTACTGCTGTTCGCGATTCCGTCATTGCTGTTTGCCTACAATGCAACCTTCTTCGGCTACAGGTCAGGTAATAAATACCTCGCGAAGCTGTACCAGGAAGGACTTATGGATCGCGTAATGCACTTCGCATCCATCGTCGGTCTCGCCGTCGTCGGCGGTATGGTAGCCAGCATGGTGTCCGTCACCACGCCGCTTACCTTCTCCACCGGTGGTACGAATCTGGTCATCCAGGATATGCTGGATTCCATCATCCCGAAGATGCTTCCGTTCGTATTTACGCTGGGCATCTACAATCTCGTTCAGAAGAAGGTCAATACCAACGTCCTGCTGATCGGCATCGTCCTCTTCGGCATGGTCATGGGTGCACTGGGCATTCTCTAA
- the secA gene encoding preprotein translocase subunit SecA: MNVIEKLFGTHSERELKMIRPIVTKIESLRPEMIAKSDEELRDQTRILKAKLADGATLDDILPEAFATVREAARRTLNMEHFPVQLIGGIVLHQGRIAEMRTGEGKTLVSTCPAYLNALKGKGVQIVTVNDYLAKRDAEWMGQVHRFLGLTVGVVLNDMNSAQRKEAYACDITYVTNNELGFDYLRDNMSIYKEQLVLRDLDYCIIDEVDSVLIDEARTPLIISGQSGKSTKLYEVCDVLARQLERGTVSKEFSKIDAIMGEEIEETGDFVVDEKDKVVNLTEQGVKKVEEYFHIDNLADPENLEIQHNIILALRANNLMFRDKDYVVKDDEVLIVDEFTGRIMPGRRYSDGLHQAIEAKEHVNVRRESRTLATVTFQNFFNKFTKKAGMTGTALTEEKEFRNIYGMDVIVIPTNRPVIRKDLDDAVYKTKKEKYKAVVDEVVRAHEKGQPVLVGTITIETSELLSKMLTKKGIPHKVLNAKFHELEAEIVADAGIHGSVTIATNMAGRGTDIKLDQESKDLGGLKIIGTERHESRRIDNQLRGRSGRQGDPGESRFYLSLEDDLLRLFGSERLMHMFEAMGVPEGEQIEHKMLSNAIEKAQMKIEGNNFGIREQLLKFDEVNNEQREVIYAERRKVLDGDNMRDLVLKMITDIVENAVDMSVSDEDTAEKWDLTELNNLLLPIIPLKSVALTDEQKKSMKKNELKHTLKEAAIKLYETKEAEFPEPEQIREIERVVLLKVIDNKWMSHLDDMDALREGIGLQAYGQRDPVVEYKMQGYELYEAMMAAIQEETVRILFHIRVEQKIERESAARVTGTNKDATPVAPKKREEQKIYPNDPCPCGSGKKYKQCCGRIK; encoded by the coding sequence ATGAACGTAATTGAGAAACTGTTCGGGACTCACAGCGAAAGAGAATTAAAGATGATCCGTCCGATCGTCACAAAGATCGAAAGTCTGCGCCCCGAAATGATTGCCAAGTCAGATGAGGAGCTGCGCGATCAGACCCGTATCCTGAAAGCAAAGCTGGCTGACGGAGCAACTCTGGATGATATTCTGCCAGAGGCATTTGCTACTGTCCGTGAGGCGGCAAGAAGAACACTTAACATGGAGCATTTCCCGGTACAGCTGATCGGTGGTATTGTACTCCATCAGGGACGTATTGCAGAGATGCGTACAGGTGAAGGTAAAACATTAGTATCTACCTGTCCAGCTTATCTGAACGCATTAAAAGGAAAAGGCGTACAGATCGTTACTGTCAATGATTATCTGGCAAAACGAGATGCTGAGTGGATGGGACAGGTACACCGTTTCCTGGGACTGACTGTGGGTGTTGTATTAAACGACATGAACAGTGCGCAGAGAAAAGAAGCTTATGCCTGCGATATTACCTATGTAACAAATAATGAACTTGGTTTCGACTATCTGCGTGATAACATGTCCATTTACAAAGAACAGCTGGTTCTGCGTGATCTGGATTACTGTATCATCGACGAGGTTGACTCTGTTCTCATCGATGAGGCAAGAACACCTCTTATCATTTCCGGACAGAGCGGCAAGTCTACTAAGCTGTATGAAGTATGCGACGTTTTAGCACGTCAGTTAGAGCGCGGTACTGTTTCAAAGGAATTCTCCAAGATCGATGCGATCATGGGTGAAGAGATCGAAGAGACAGGCGATTTTGTAGTAGATGAGAAGGATAAAGTAGTCAACCTGACTGAACAGGGCGTCAAGAAGGTAGAGGAATACTTCCACATTGATAACCTGGCTGATCCGGAGAATCTGGAGATCCAGCATAATATCATCCTTGCCCTTCGCGCAAACAACCTGATGTTCCGTGATAAGGACTATGTAGTTAAGGATGATGAAGTCCTGATCGTTGATGAATTTACCGGACGTATCATGCCAGGCCGCCGTTATTCAGATGGCCTGCATCAGGCAATTGAAGCAAAAGAGCATGTAAATGTACGCCGCGAAAGCCGTACACTGGCAACTGTTACCTTCCAGAACTTCTTTAACAAGTTTACAAAGAAGGCAGGTATGACCGGTACCGCTCTTACAGAGGAGAAGGAATTTAGAAACATCTATGGAATGGATGTTATTGTGATCCCCACCAACCGTCCTGTTATCCGTAAGGATCTGGATGATGCTGTTTATAAGACAAAGAAAGAAAAATACAAGGCAGTTGTTGATGAAGTTGTAAGGGCTCATGAGAAAGGACAGCCGGTTCTGGTTGGTACTATTACCATTGAAACTTCCGAACTTTTAAGTAAGATGCTGACTAAGAAGGGCATTCCGCATAAAGTCCTGAATGCCAAGTTCCATGAGCTGGAGGCTGAGATCGTTGCAGATGCAGGTATTCATGGTTCCGTTACCATTGCTACCAACATGGCAGGCCGTGGTACCGATATTAAGCTGGATCAGGAATCCAAGGATCTGGGCGGTTTAAAGATCATTGGTACAGAGCGTCACGAGTCCCGCCGTATTGACAACCAGCTGCGTGGACGTTCCGGACGTCAGGGAGACCCGGGTGAATCCAGATTCTATCTGTCTCTGGAAGATGATCTGTTAAGACTGTTTGGTTCTGAGCGCCTGATGCACATGTTTGAGGCAATGGGTGTACCGGAAGGTGAACAGATCGAGCATAAGATGCTTTCCAATGCAATTGAGAAGGCACAGATGAAGATCGAAGGCAATAACTTCGGTATCCGTGAGCAGCTGCTTAAGTTTGACGAAGTAAACAATGAGCAGCGTGAAGTTATCTATGCAGAGCGCCGTAAGGTTCTGGATGGAGATAACATGCGCGATCTGGTACTGAAGATGATCACTGACATTGTAGAAAATGCAGTAGATATGTCTGTTTCTGATGAAGATACAGCAGAAAAATGGGATCTTACTGAGTTAAATAACCTGCTTCTGCCAATTATCCCATTAAAGTCTGTTGCTTTGACAGATGAGCAGAAGAAGTCCATGAAGAAGAACGAATTAAAGCATACCTTAAAGGAAGCTGCGATCAAGCTGTATGAGACTAAGGAAGCTGAATTCCCGGAGCCTGAGCAGATCCGTGAGATCGAGCGTGTAGTTCTTCTGAAGGTTATTGACAATAAGTGGATGTCACATCTGGATGATATGGATGCTCTCCGCGAAGGAATCGGCTTACAGGCATACGGCCAGAGAGATCCGGTTGTTGAGTACAAGATGCAGGGCTATGAACTGTATGAGGCTATGATGGCTGCGATCCAGGAAGAGACTGTACGTATCCTGTTCCATATCCGTGTAGAGCAGAAGATAGAGAGAGAATCTGCTGCCAGGGTTACAGGTACAAACAAGGATGCAACTCCAGTAGCTCCAAAGAAGCGCGAAGAGCAGAAAATCTATCCAAATGATCCATGCCCATGCGGTTCTGGAAAGAAATATAAGCAGTGCTGCGGACGTATTAAATAG
- a CDS encoding PTS sugar transporter subunit IIC: MLIKAILLGLVGIVGVIDSRLIGRQNIGRPLILSTLAGLVLGDVRQGVILGASLELISMGFVAIGAAGPPNMQFGSIIATAFAILSGASTEAALTLAVPVAVIGEFLSVIMRMVIAQFSHVADKAIENGQFKKAIHIHLWWSFGFNALVYFIPIFLTVYFGTDLVTNLVAAIPQVITNGLTVAGNLLSALGFAMLLSSMLSKKMFPYFLLGFLIVAYSGLSLIGVTMFAAILAFILDKVLYGKGANA, translated from the coding sequence ATGCTGATTAAAGCGATCTTACTCGGTTTAGTTGGTATCGTCGGTGTCATCGACTCCAGATTGATCGGACGTCAGAACATCGGCAGACCACTGATCCTGAGTACACTGGCAGGCCTCGTATTAGGCGATGTCAGACAGGGTGTAATTTTAGGTGCATCCCTGGAACTTATTTCCATGGGATTTGTAGCGATCGGAGCAGCCGGACCACCAAACATGCAGTTCGGAAGTATCATCGCCACTGCGTTTGCGATTCTTTCCGGTGCCTCCACGGAAGCGGCACTGACCCTCGCCGTTCCGGTCGCCGTCATTGGCGAGTTCCTGAGTGTCATCATGCGTATGGTGATCGCGCAGTTCTCTCATGTAGCGGATAAGGCCATCGAGAACGGACAGTTCAAGAAGGCGATTCATATCCACCTCTGGTGGTCCTTCGGCTTCAACGCGCTGGTTTACTTCATCCCGATCTTCCTGACCGTTTACTTCGGTACGGATCTAGTTACGAACCTGGTAGCTGCGATTCCGCAGGTCATCACGAACGGCCTCACAGTCGCTGGTAACCTCTTATCGGCCCTCGGATTTGCGATGCTGCTGAGTTCAATGCTGTCGAAGAAGATGTTCCCGTACTTCCTTCTCGGCTTCCTGATCGTCGCATATTCCGGTCTCAGCCTGATCGGTGTGACCATGTTCGCCGCGATCCTGGCATTCATCCTGGATAAGGTTCTGTATGGAAAGGGGGCAAATGCATAA
- a CDS encoding HPr family phosphocarrier protein: protein MKEFTYVIKEELGLHARPAGLLVKEAKKFQSATTLAAKGKTAAAGKLIAIMSMGVKQGDEVTVQVEGPDEDAAFEALEKFFQENL from the coding sequence ATGAAAGAATTTACATATGTGATCAAGGAAGAACTCGGACTGCATGCGAGACCAGCCGGACTGCTGGTGAAGGAAGCGAAGAAGTTCCAGAGCGCTACGACGCTCGCGGCGAAGGGAAAGACCGCAGCTGCCGGCAAGCTGATCGCCATCATGAGCATGGGCGTCAAGCAGGGCGATGAGGTGACCGTGCAGGTCGAGGGTCCGGATGAGGATGCTGCGTTCGAGGCACTCGAGAAGTTCTTCCAGGAAAATCTGTAA
- the ptsP gene encoding phosphoenolpyruvate--protein phosphotransferase yields the protein MEKYIGKSVYKGTAIGPINVLKKSDGIVKRQHVEDVAAELQRLEDAKKQAQAQLGALYEKALQEVGEVNAQIFEVHQMMLEDEDYQDAIHSMIETEELNAEYAVAVTGDNFAEIFANMDDEYMQARSADVKDISNRLIRNLSGEEELDWAHMEPSIIVADDLTPSETVQMDKRKILAFVTVHGSTNSHTAILARMMNIPALIGVPVELDSLHSGTMGIVDGKDAVFCVDPDEATIAAAHEMQARAAEQKRLLANYKGRPSVTKSGRKVNVYANIGSVSDVAYVQENDAEGIGLFRSELLYLGKTALPDETEQFNTYRQVLQTMGGKKVIIRTLDIGADKNVDYLGLGKEDNPAMGYRAIRICLKQPDVFKTQLRALLRAAKYGNLAIMYPMIISVDEVLRIREIVAEVAAELKREQIPYAIPEQGIMIETPAAVMICEELAELVDFFSIGTNDLTQYTLAIDRQNEKLDEFYNPHHEAVLRMIQMTIDGAHKAGKWAGIYGELGADTTLTERFVEMGIDELSVAPSMVLSVRSKICEMA from the coding sequence ATGGAAAAATACATCGGAAAGTCCGTTTATAAGGGAACGGCGATCGGTCCGATCAATGTTCTGAAGAAGAGTGATGGCATCGTAAAGCGTCAGCATGTCGAGGATGTAGCGGCAGAGCTCCAGCGTCTCGAGGATGCGAAGAAACAGGCGCAGGCCCAGCTCGGCGCGCTTTATGAGAAGGCGCTTCAGGAGGTTGGCGAGGTGAACGCGCAGATCTTCGAGGTGCATCAGATGATGCTCGAGGATGAGGACTACCAGGATGCGATCCACTCGATGATCGAGACGGAGGAGCTCAATGCTGAGTACGCGGTGGCGGTCACCGGAGATAACTTCGCCGAGATCTTCGCGAATATGGATGATGAGTACATGCAGGCACGTTCCGCGGATGTGAAGGATATCTCGAATCGTCTGATCCGGAATCTGAGTGGTGAGGAGGAGCTCGACTGGGCGCATATGGAACCGTCCATCATCGTGGCGGATGACCTGACACCGAGTGAAACGGTGCAGATGGATAAGCGTAAGATCCTTGCGTTCGTCACCGTCCATGGCTCGACGAACTCCCATACCGCGATCCTCGCGCGTATGATGAACATCCCGGCGCTGATCGGTGTGCCGGTGGAGCTCGACAGTCTCCATTCCGGTACGATGGGCATCGTCGATGGCAAGGATGCCGTGTTCTGCGTGGATCCGGATGAGGCAACCATCGCTGCTGCACACGAGATGCAGGCGAGGGCGGCAGAGCAGAAGCGGCTGCTTGCAAACTACAAGGGACGTCCTTCGGTGACGAAGAGTGGCCGGAAGGTAAACGTATATGCAAACATCGGCAGTGTTTCAGATGTCGCATATGTACAGGAAAATGACGCGGAGGGCATCGGCCTGTTCCGCAGTGAGTTACTGTATCTCGGAAAGACCGCGCTGCCGGATGAGACTGAGCAGTTTAACACGTACCGTCAGGTGCTACAGACGATGGGCGGAAAGAAGGTGATCATCCGAACGCTCGACATCGGTGCGGATAAGAACGTCGATTACCTCGGACTCGGAAAGGAAGATAACCCGGCGATGGGGTATCGCGCGATCCGTATCTGTCTGAAACAGCCGGATGTGTTTAAGACACAGCTCCGCGCACTGCTTCGTGCGGCGAAGTACGGAAACCTCGCCATCATGTATCCGATGATCATCTCCGTAGATGAGGTGCTTCGGATCCGTGAGATCGTCGCAGAGGTGGCGGCAGAACTCAAGCGGGAGCAAATCCCGTATGCGATTCCGGAGCAGGGCATCATGATCGAGACGCCGGCAGCAGTGATGATCTGTGAGGAGCTGGCAGAGCTCGTCGATTTCTTCAGCATCGGCACCAACGACCTCACGCAGTATACACTTGCGATCGATCGCCAGAATGAGAAGCTGGACGAGTTCTATAATCCACATCATGAGGCGGTTCTTCGGATGATTCAGATGACCATCGATGGCGCGCATAAGGCGGGCAAGTGGGCCGGCATCTACGGTGAGCTCGGTGCTGACACGACCCTGACGGAGCGTTTCGTCGAGATGGGCATCGATGAGCTGAGTGTCGCACCATCTATGGTGCTCAGCGTGCGCAGTAAGATTTGTGAGATGGCGTAA
- a CDS encoding HAD family phosphatase, giving the protein MSLKLVIFDVDGLLLDTERVWQDVWYDTARDFGIDDWKREDFLNVVGRSGQPVYDYMEELFRGRCSTEEFMKVARQHGVERLERELTAKPGAVELLNCIKKAGLPCAVATATSRSLTEERLTRLQLIQYFDYICCGDEVVERKPSPEAYLKVLAKMNTAPEDALVFEDSKVGVQAAWNARIPVIMVPDLMPPTEVQKRQAIKIIASLSEAVPIIEELSKDGTKHERCI; this is encoded by the coding sequence ATGTCGCTTAAACTGGTTATTTTTGATGTAGATGGACTGCTGCTCGATACAGAGAGGGTATGGCAGGATGTATGGTATGATACGGCAAGAGACTTCGGGATCGACGACTGGAAGAGAGAGGACTTTCTGAATGTGGTTGGTCGCAGTGGACAGCCGGTGTATGATTACATGGAAGAGTTGTTCCGTGGACGCTGCTCCACAGAGGAATTCATGAAAGTCGCCCGTCAGCATGGAGTAGAGCGTCTGGAGCGTGAGCTCACCGCAAAACCGGGTGCCGTGGAACTCCTGAACTGCATCAAAAAGGCCGGACTTCCGTGTGCGGTAGCGACCGCCACCAGTCGATCACTGACGGAGGAGCGCCTGACTCGCTTACAGCTCATACAGTACTTTGACTATATCTGCTGTGGTGATGAGGTCGTCGAGCGGAAGCCTTCGCCGGAAGCGTACCTGAAGGTGCTTGCGAAGATGAATACAGCACCGGAGGATGCACTGGTTTTCGAAGACTCGAAGGTGGGCGTCCAGGCAGCCTGGAATGCCAGGATCCCGGTCATCATGGTGCCGGATCTGATGCCGCCGACGGAAGTCCAGAAGCGACAGGCCATAAAGATTATCGCCTCTTTATCAGAGGCTGTTCCAATCATAGAAGAATTAAGTAAGGATGGTACGAAACATGAAAGATGCATTTGA
- a CDS encoding GntR family transcriptional regulator, which translates to MMIMDSSKPLYLQVEADIKNRILSKQYMPGDKLPTENELSDQYNVSKITIRKAIQNLSDEGYVNKVQGKGTFINFKKDKLYLNKTSGFKESLSSLGHASRHDIIQASFLNADEDIAEKLMIPMGTKVVYIERLVWQDNEPIAIDKIYIEDARFPDFITTLSKDRSFYQVMDECYHIRPNHSVLEIDGKAAQSHSADTLKCNVGDPLFSIHKISYDQDGKPIHYSLTTVRCDRVTYVVSTNDSTVMDEKIKSN; encoded by the coding sequence ATGATGATCATGGATAGCAGCAAGCCGCTGTATCTGCAGGTGGAGGCAGATATTAAAAACCGTATCCTGTCGAAGCAGTACATGCCGGGAGATAAGCTTCCGACGGAGAACGAGCTAAGTGACCAGTATAATGTGAGTAAAATCACGATTCGAAAGGCGATACAGAATTTATCCGATGAGGGATATGTCAATAAGGTCCAGGGAAAGGGCACCTTCATCAATTTCAAGAAGGACAAGCTGTATCTGAATAAGACCAGCGGCTTCAAGGAAAGTCTGTCGAGCCTTGGACACGCGTCCAGACACGATATCATCCAGGCATCGTTCCTGAACGCGGATGAGGATATCGCAGAGAAGCTGATGATTCCGATGGGGACGAAGGTCGTCTACATCGAGCGTCTGGTCTGGCAGGATAACGAACCGATCGCGATCGATAAGATCTACATCGAGGATGCCCGCTTCCCGGACTTCATCACGACACTTTCGAAAGATCGCTCGTTCTACCAGGTGATGGATGAGTGCTATCATATCCGGCCGAATCATTCCGTCCTCGAAATCGACGGAAAGGCTGCGCAGAGCCACAGCGCAGATACTCTGAAGTGCAACGTCGGCGACCCGCTGTTTTCGATTCATAAAATCAGCTATGATCAGGATGGTAAGCCGATCCACTACTCGCTGACGACGGTCCGCTGTGATCGCGTCACCTATGTCGTTTCCACAAACGACTCCACGGTCATGGACGAGAAGATCAAGTCGAACTGA
- a CDS encoding PTS sugar transporter subunit IIB, with amino-acid sequence MIKLVRVDHRLLHGQVIFSWTKQVGTNYIIVADDKVPNDPISMMALSIAKPVDCELSIIPFSQLRKLVDENASKNIMIIVKGPAEALQLAKELPEVTEINYGGVAKKAGSKEYGKAVYLNEAELKATQELISMGKKIYIQMVPSSPIEHASFEN; translated from the coding sequence ATGATTAAGTTAGTTCGTGTAGATCATCGTCTTTTACATGGCCAGGTGATTTTTTCCTGGACCAAGCAGGTAGGCACCAACTATATCATCGTCGCCGATGATAAGGTTCCGAATGATCCGATCAGCATGATGGCGCTCAGCATCGCGAAGCCGGTGGACTGTGAGCTTAGTATCATTCCGTTTTCACAGCTTCGGAAGCTGGTGGATGAGAATGCCAGCAAGAATATCATGATCATCGTAAAGGGACCGGCAGAAGCACTTCAGCTTGCGAAGGAGCTTCCAGAGGTGACCGAAATCAATTATGGCGGTGTGGCGAAGAAGGCCGGTTCGAAGGAGTACGGTAAGGCCGTGTACTTAAATGAAGCAGAGCTGAAGGCCACCCAGGAACTGATTTCGATGGGAAAGAAGATCTATATTCAGATGGTGCCATCCTCCCCGATCGAGCATGCATCATTTGAGAATTAA